Proteins co-encoded in one Glandiceps talaboti chromosome 22, keGlaTala1.1, whole genome shotgun sequence genomic window:
- the LOC144452185 gene encoding zinc finger CCHC domain-containing protein 24-like, whose product MSLSTIDASTSLCKPAQLLNWMYLTLQETSQKQQQQQQQQQQQQQQQQHQQQHQQQQQHHHHHHHHQQINNHHHRPPQGQYEYNLAEKYSSQQNNLTVGNGPNIANTNYSNNYNYSEPSKLMPSPYGSIGDIADQFNDLSLGTPLVDRKTGKRPPPTYLCHLCFQKGHYIKDCPQARPKGEGLTPYQGKKRCFGEYKCPKCKRKWMSGNSWANMGQECIKCHINVYPHKQRPLEKPDGLDVSDQSKEHPQHLCEKCKALGYYCRRVQ is encoded by the exons ATGTCTCTGTCAACGATCGATGCGAGTACATCGCTGTGCAAACCAGCACAGTTATTAAACTGGATGTACCTCACTTTACAAGAAACCTcgcagaaacaacaacagcaacaacaacaacaacaacaacagcagcaacagcaacagcatCAACAAcagcatcaacaacaacaacaacaccaccatcaccaccaccatcaccaacaAATTAACAATCACCACCACCGTCCACCACAGGGACAATACGAATACAATCTAGCTGAGAAGTACTCATCTCAACAGAACAACTTGACGGTAGGAAATGGTCCCAACATCGCCAATACAAACTACTCCAACAACTACAACTACAGCGAG CCTTCAAAGTTGATGCCATCACCGTATGGTAGTATTGGAGATATTGCGGACCAATTTAACGATTTGTCCCTCGGCACGCCACTCGTAGATAGAAAAACAGGGAAGCGACCACCACCAACctatttatgtcatttatgttTCCAGAAGGGTCACTACATCAAAGATTGTCCGCAG GCAAGACCGAAGGGGGAAGGATTGACACCGTACCAAGGAAAGAAACGATGTTTTGGGGAGTACAAGTGTCCAAAATGTAAACGTAAATGGATGAGTGGTAACAGTTGGGCCAACATGGGACAAgagtgtattaaatgtcatattaATGTCTACCCACACAAACAG cgccctctagagaaGCCTGATGGATTGGATGTCTCTGACCAAAGTAAGGAACACCCTCAGCACCTGTGTGAGAAGTGTAAAGCTTTGGGATATTACTGTCGTCGTGTGCAGTAA